The Maritimibacter sp. DP1N21-5 sequence GACGAGATGCTGCAGGCTGTCGGCGCGCGGGTCCTGCGCGGCTGATCGGTCCTGTGCGGCATGGTCACATTTCGGAATCATCTCCCCGCTAGCGTGACCCTGCCCGCGATTCCCAGCCCATCCCGGCAAGCGGGCCGCGCGCCTGTCCCTATCTATCCCTGCGCGCCTGACTTGCGCCCCCGGTCCATGGCCGGGGGCGCCTTTCGCCTCTGCTGGCGGCTGGACCTTCCGGCGGAGCGCTCCTAATGTCGCGCTCCAGACAGAAGGAGACCGCCATGGCGACCGGCACCAACCTGCGCACCTATTTCGACGGCACATGGCACGAAGGCGATGTGCCCGTGATGCGGGCTGCCGATCACGGCGCCTGGCTCGGGTCGACGGTCTTCGACGGTGCGCGCTATGTGAATGGTCTTGCGCCCGACCTCGACCGGCATCTGGCGCGGGTCAACCGGTCGGCCGAGGCGCTGATGCTTCGTCCGGCCGTCTCGACCGAAGACATGCTCGACATCGTGCGGGAGGGTCTGTCGCTCTATCCCAAGGACACGGCGGTCTATATCCGTCCGATGTATTGGGGCATCGACGGCGGTTACATGGGGATCGTGCCCGGCGAGGGCGACGCGGGGTTCGCCATTTCGCTCGAAGAGATCCCGATGGCCGCCCCGGATGCGTCGACCACGCTGACCACCACGCGCTTCCGTCGCCCGGTGCTGGAGGATTCCGTCTGCAATGCAAAGGCCGGCTGCCTCTATCCCAACAACGCGCGCATGCTGGCCGAGGCCCGGTCCAAAGGCTACGGCAACGCGCTCGTCG is a genomic window containing:
- a CDS encoding branched-chain amino acid aminotransferase — protein: MATGTNLRTYFDGTWHEGDVPVMRAADHGAWLGSTVFDGARYVNGLAPDLDRHLARVNRSAEALMLRPAVSTEDMLDIVREGLSLYPKDTAVYIRPMYWGIDGGYMGIVPGEGDAGFAISLEEIPMAAPDASTTLTTTRFRRPVLEDSVCNAKAGCLYPNNARMLAEARSKGYGNALVADALGNVAETASANVFMVRDGEVLTPVPNGTFLSGITRARHIANLRADGVTVHESVLSFDDFRDADEVFLSGNMNKVTPVTEFDGTMYQHGPVTRRVRDLYWDWAHSA